Proteins from a genomic interval of Rosa chinensis cultivar Old Blush chromosome 2, RchiOBHm-V2, whole genome shotgun sequence:
- the LOC112189221 gene encoding uncharacterized protein LOC112189221 codes for MLRKWVSLVLIFVILSGDFSSASATPPPAKIVTGIVSNVVSALVKWLWSLKSTTKTSTAVSGRSMVKFEGGYTVDTVFDGSKLGIEPHSIEVSPSGELLVLDSENSNIYRISTPLSKYSRPKLIAGSPEGYSGHVDGRTREARMNHPKGMTVDDRGNIYIADTMNMAIRKISDAGVTTIAGGKWGRGGGHVDGPSEDAKFSSDFDVVYIGSSCSLLVIDRGNQAIREIQLHYDDCADHHDGSFHLGVAVLLVAAFFGYMLALLQRRVQAIFSSKDDQTTAAIKRAASMAQYQMPPKSVRPPLIPTEYEPEKPDDGFFGSLGKMFLNTGSSVGEIVGGLFSGRRKSLHYQIQQQYHQTHRSSNPWPVQDSFVIPDDEPPPPSIETRTPTPKKTYPVMTKELEIPRHSKQSRAYYNSWDGEYNQQQQHQMQMQMQQQQQQQHQMHLQMQRQQQQQQQQQHHHRHYSSNPKTYYERSSETNEIVFGAVQEQGGRREAVVIKAVDYSDPTYNHYNIRPRGNYTDYSSPGY; via the exons atgctGAGGAAATGGGTTTCTCTGGTTCTGATCTTTGTGATTCTCTCTGGGGACTTTTCATCAGCTTCAGCCACACCCCCACCTGCAA AAATTGTAACTGGGATTGTCTCCAATGTGGTGTCTGCTCTTGTTAAATGGCTCTGGTCActgaaatccaccaccaaaaccaGCACAG CGGTTTCTGGCCGTTCAATGGTGAAATTTGAGGGTGGATATACTGTAGATACGGTTTTCGATGGAAGTAAGCTTGGGATTGAACCACACTCCATTGAAGTATCCCCAAGTGGAGAGCTTCTGGTTTTGGATTCTGAAAATAGTAACATCTACAGGATTTCAACACCATTATCTAAAT ATAGCCGACCCAAGCTCATAGCTGGGTCACCTGAAGGCTACTCGGGGCATGTAGATGGGAGGACAAGAGAAGCAAGAATGAACCACCCCAAAGGAATGACTGTGGATGACAGAGGAAATATCTATATTGCAGACACAATGAATATGGCTATCAGGAAGATAAGTGATGCTG GTGTTACTACTATTGCTGGTGGAAAATGGGGCCGAGGAGGTGGTCATGTTGATGGTCCAAGTGAAGATGCAAAGTTTTCTAGTGATTTTGATGTGGTTTATATTGGAAGTAGCTGCTCTCTTTTGGTTATAGACAGAGGAAACCAGGCAATTCGGGAGATCCAACTCCACTATGATGACTGTGCTGACCACCATGATGGTAGTTTCCATTTAG GAGTAGCAGTGCTGCTTGTAGCTGCATTCTTTGGTTACATGCTGGCATTGTTGCAGCGTCGAGTGCAAGCAATATTTTCATCAAAAGAT GACCAAACAACTGCTGCTATAAAGAGAGCTGCATCAATGGCTCAATACCAGATGCCTCCTAAATCTGTTAGGCCCCCTTTAATTCCCACTGAATATGAACCCGAAAAACCAGATGATGGCTTCTTTGGTTCTCTTGGCAAGATGTTTCTCAATACTGGCTCATCTGTGGGTGAAATCGTTGGGGGATTGTTTTCAGGTAGAAGAAAGTCCCTCCATTATCAGATTCAACAGCAGTATCATCAAACTCACAGAAGTTCAAATCCATGGCCTGTGCAAGACAGCTTTGTGATTCCAGATGATGAGCCTCCTCCACCATCCATTGAGACCAGAACCCCAACTCCAAAGAAAACCTACCCAGTCATGACTAAAGAACTGGAGATCCCTCGCCATTCTAAGCAAAGTCGAGCTTACTATAATTCATGGGATGGTGAATATAACCAACAGCAACAACATCAGATGCAAATGCAGATGcagcaacagcaacagcaacaacaCCAGATGCATTTGCAGATGCAGCGCCAGCAgcaacaacagcagcagcagcagcatcaTCATAGGCATTACTCATCCAACCCAAAGACATACTACGAGAGGAGCAGTGAGACTAATGAGATTGTGTTTGGGGCTGTTCAAGAACAAGGCGGACGTCGTGAAGCTGTGGTGATAAAGGCTGTAGACTATTCTGACCCTACATATAATCACTACAACATTCGACCACGAGGCAATTATACTGATTATAGTTCCCCTGGTTATTGA
- the LOC112187139 gene encoding potassium transporter 8 isoform X1: protein MDPEGVSRTRPNKKDSWKTLLTLAYQSLGVVYGDLSTSPLYVYKSTFAEDIHHSETNEEIYGVLSFVFWTLTLIPLVKYVFIVLRADDNGEGGTFALYSLLSRHARVSSLPNCQLADEELSEYHKDGIVASSDNSFGSRLKSTLEKHRVLQKVLLVLALIGTCMVIGDGVLTPAISVFSAVSGLELSMSKEQHRYVQVPVACVILIILFAIQHYGTHRVGFLFAPVVILWLLCISSIGLYNIFHWNPHVYQALSPYYMYKFLKKTQRGGWMSLGGILLCITGSEAMFADLGHFSQLSIQIAFTFVVYPSLILAYMGQAAYLSKHHVIENDYRIGFYESVPEKLRWPVLAIAILAAVVGSQAIITGTFSIIKQCSALGCFPRVKIIHTSSKIHGQIYIPEINWTLMLLTLAVTIGFRDTKSMGNASGLAVITVMLVTTCLMSLVIVLCWHKNIFLAICFILFFGSIEALYFSASLIKFREGAWVPVALSFIFLMVMYVWHYGTFKKYEFDVQNKVSINWLLSLGPTLGIVRVRGIGLIHTELVSGIPAIFSHFVTNLPAFHQVVVFLCIKSVPVPHVKPDERFLVGRVGPREYRLYRCIARYGYRDVHKDDMEFEKDLICSIAEFIRSEKPECSVKLEKLEDEEKLTVVGTSSSNLDGIRLSVDGTDFKEIASTSELKEIRPATEKVRKRVRFVVPETPQIDRDAVEELQELMEAREAGMAFILGHSYVKAKRGSSLMKKLVINFGYDFLRRNFRGPTYALSIPHASTLEVGMVYHV from the exons atgGATCCGGAGGGTGTGAGCCGTACCCGTCCAAATAAG AAGGATTCATGGAAGACACTGCTGACTTTGGCTTATCAGAGCTTGGGAGTTGTCTATGGAGATTTGAGCACTTCACCTCTATATGTTTACAAGAGCACTTTTGCAGAGGACATTCACCATTCAGAGACTAATGAGGAGATTTATGGTGTTCTGTCCTTTGTGTTCTGGACACTCACACTGATTCCTCTAGTGAAATATGTGTTTATTGTGCTTAGAGCTGATGACAATGGCGAAGGTGGCACTTTTGCTCTGTATTCATTGCTCTCTCGGCATGCCCGAGTCAGCTCCTTACCAAATTGCCAGCTTGCAGATGAGGAGCTATCAGAGTACCACAAAGATGGGATCGTTGCAAGCAGTGACAACTCTTTTGGGTCGAGATTGAAATCGACATTGGAGAAGCACAGAGTGCTGCAGAAGGTGTTGCTTGTTCTGGCCTTGATTGGGACTTGCATGGTTATTGGTGATGGCGTGCTTACACCAGCAATTTCTG TGTTTTCGGCTGTATCAGGATTGGAGCTATCTATGTCGAAAGAGCAGCACCGGT ATGTTCAAGTCCCCGTTGCTTGTGTCATACTCATAATTCTCTTTGCCATTCAACATTATGGGACCCACCGAGTAGGGTTCTTGTTTGCACCAGTTGTGATTTTATGGCTTCTGTGCATCAGTTCCATTGGTTTGTACAACATCTTCCATTGGAATCCCCATGTTTATCAAGCACTCTCTCCATACTACATGTACAAATTTCTAAAGAAGACTCAGAGAGGAGGTTGGATGTCCTTGGGTGGTATACTGTTGTGTATTACAG GCTCAGAAGCAATGTTTGCTGATCTTGGGCACTTTTCACAGTTGTCAATCCAG ATTGCTTTCACCTTTGTGGTTTATCCATCATTGATTCTAGCATATATGGGCCAAGCTGCGTACCTCTCCAAGCATCATGTCATAGAAAATGACTATCGCATTGGATTCTATGAATCAGTACCTG AGAAACTAAGATGGCCTGTTTTAGCTATAGCCATACTTGCTGCAGTGGTGGGAAGCCAAGCCATCATAACTGGAACTTTCTCGATAATCAAACAATGTTCTGCTTTGGGTTGCTTTCCGAGGGTCAAAATCATTCACACATCATCTAAAATTCATGGACAAATTTACATTCCAGAGATAAACTGGACTTTAATGTTGCTAACCTTGGCTGTTACCATCGGCTTTAGAGACACAAAATCCATGGGCAATGCATCAG GTTTGGCTGTTATAACTGTCATGCTAGTGACTACCTGCCTTATGTCCCTAGTCATAGTCTTGTGCTGGCACAAAAATATCTTCCTCGCAATTTGCTTTATATTATTCTTTGGCTCCATTGAGGCACTCTACTTCTCAGCATCCCTTATAAAGTTTCGCGAAGGGGCTTGGGTTCCCGTTGCTCTTTCATTCATCTTCTTAATGGTTATGTATGTTTGGCACTATGGTACATTCAAGAAATATGAATTTGATGTCCAAAATAAAGTCTCCATCAACTGGCTTCTCAGTTTAGGTCCTACTCTAGGCATTGTTCGTGTCCGGGGAATTGGCCTCATACATACTGAGCTTGTTTCGGGGATCCCAGCTATTTTCTCTCACTTTGTTACCAACCTCCCAGCTTTCCACCAGGTTGTAGTTTTCCTCTGCATCAAATCTGTCCCAGTCCCACATGTCAAACCTGATGAAAGGTTCTTAGTGGGACGAGTTGGTCCAAGGGAGTACCGGCTCTATAGATGTATAGCACGCTATGGTTATCGTGATGTTCACAAGGATGATATGGAGTTCGAAAAAGATCTTATTTGTAGTATTGCAGAATTCATTCGGTCTGAAAAACCAGAATGTAGTGTCAAACTGGAAAAATTGGAAGATGAAGAGAAATTGACAGTTGTTGGGACTTCATCATCAAATTTAGATGGCATAAGATTGTCTGTAGATGGCACAGATTTCAAGGAAATAGCAAGCACCTCAGAGTTGAAAGAGATAAGGCCTGCTACAGAAAAGGTGAGAAAGAGGGTGAGGTTTGTGGTGCCAGAGACTCCACAAATTGATAGGGATGCAGTAGAGGAGTTGCAGGAACTGATGGAAGCAAGGGAGGCAGGAATGGCATTTATATTAGGCCACTCATACGTGAAGGCGAAGAGAGGATCGAGTTtgatgaagaagctagtgatCAATTTTGGGTATGATTTCTTGAGGAGAAATTTTAGGGGACCAACTTATGCTTTAAGCATTCCTCATGCATCTACTCTAGAGGTGGGGATGGTCTACCATGTTTAA
- the LOC112187139 gene encoding potassium transporter 8 isoform X2 produces the protein MDPEGVSRTRPNKKDSWKTLLTLAYQSLGVVYGDLSTSPLYVYKSTFAEDIHHSETNEEIYGVLSFVFWTLTLIPLVKYVFIVLRADDNGEGGTFALYSLLSRHARVSSLPNCQLADEELSEYHKDGIVASSDNSFGSRLKSTLEKHRVLQKVLLVLALIGTCMVIGDGVLTPAISVFSAVSGLELSMSKEQHRSIGLYNIFHWNPHVYQALSPYYMYKFLKKTQRGGWMSLGGILLCITGSEAMFADLGHFSQLSIQIAFTFVVYPSLILAYMGQAAYLSKHHVIENDYRIGFYESVPEKLRWPVLAIAILAAVVGSQAIITGTFSIIKQCSALGCFPRVKIIHTSSKIHGQIYIPEINWTLMLLTLAVTIGFRDTKSMGNASGLAVITVMLVTTCLMSLVIVLCWHKNIFLAICFILFFGSIEALYFSASLIKFREGAWVPVALSFIFLMVMYVWHYGTFKKYEFDVQNKVSINWLLSLGPTLGIVRVRGIGLIHTELVSGIPAIFSHFVTNLPAFHQVVVFLCIKSVPVPHVKPDERFLVGRVGPREYRLYRCIARYGYRDVHKDDMEFEKDLICSIAEFIRSEKPECSVKLEKLEDEEKLTVVGTSSSNLDGIRLSVDGTDFKEIASTSELKEIRPATEKVRKRVRFVVPETPQIDRDAVEELQELMEAREAGMAFILGHSYVKAKRGSSLMKKLVINFGYDFLRRNFRGPTYALSIPHASTLEVGMVYHV, from the exons atgGATCCGGAGGGTGTGAGCCGTACCCGTCCAAATAAG AAGGATTCATGGAAGACACTGCTGACTTTGGCTTATCAGAGCTTGGGAGTTGTCTATGGAGATTTGAGCACTTCACCTCTATATGTTTACAAGAGCACTTTTGCAGAGGACATTCACCATTCAGAGACTAATGAGGAGATTTATGGTGTTCTGTCCTTTGTGTTCTGGACACTCACACTGATTCCTCTAGTGAAATATGTGTTTATTGTGCTTAGAGCTGATGACAATGGCGAAGGTGGCACTTTTGCTCTGTATTCATTGCTCTCTCGGCATGCCCGAGTCAGCTCCTTACCAAATTGCCAGCTTGCAGATGAGGAGCTATCAGAGTACCACAAAGATGGGATCGTTGCAAGCAGTGACAACTCTTTTGGGTCGAGATTGAAATCGACATTGGAGAAGCACAGAGTGCTGCAGAAGGTGTTGCTTGTTCTGGCCTTGATTGGGACTTGCATGGTTATTGGTGATGGCGTGCTTACACCAGCAATTTCTG TGTTTTCGGCTGTATCAGGATTGGAGCTATCTATGTCGAAAGAGCAGCACCG TTCCATTGGTTTGTACAACATCTTCCATTGGAATCCCCATGTTTATCAAGCACTCTCTCCATACTACATGTACAAATTTCTAAAGAAGACTCAGAGAGGAGGTTGGATGTCCTTGGGTGGTATACTGTTGTGTATTACAG GCTCAGAAGCAATGTTTGCTGATCTTGGGCACTTTTCACAGTTGTCAATCCAG ATTGCTTTCACCTTTGTGGTTTATCCATCATTGATTCTAGCATATATGGGCCAAGCTGCGTACCTCTCCAAGCATCATGTCATAGAAAATGACTATCGCATTGGATTCTATGAATCAGTACCTG AGAAACTAAGATGGCCTGTTTTAGCTATAGCCATACTTGCTGCAGTGGTGGGAAGCCAAGCCATCATAACTGGAACTTTCTCGATAATCAAACAATGTTCTGCTTTGGGTTGCTTTCCGAGGGTCAAAATCATTCACACATCATCTAAAATTCATGGACAAATTTACATTCCAGAGATAAACTGGACTTTAATGTTGCTAACCTTGGCTGTTACCATCGGCTTTAGAGACACAAAATCCATGGGCAATGCATCAG GTTTGGCTGTTATAACTGTCATGCTAGTGACTACCTGCCTTATGTCCCTAGTCATAGTCTTGTGCTGGCACAAAAATATCTTCCTCGCAATTTGCTTTATATTATTCTTTGGCTCCATTGAGGCACTCTACTTCTCAGCATCCCTTATAAAGTTTCGCGAAGGGGCTTGGGTTCCCGTTGCTCTTTCATTCATCTTCTTAATGGTTATGTATGTTTGGCACTATGGTACATTCAAGAAATATGAATTTGATGTCCAAAATAAAGTCTCCATCAACTGGCTTCTCAGTTTAGGTCCTACTCTAGGCATTGTTCGTGTCCGGGGAATTGGCCTCATACATACTGAGCTTGTTTCGGGGATCCCAGCTATTTTCTCTCACTTTGTTACCAACCTCCCAGCTTTCCACCAGGTTGTAGTTTTCCTCTGCATCAAATCTGTCCCAGTCCCACATGTCAAACCTGATGAAAGGTTCTTAGTGGGACGAGTTGGTCCAAGGGAGTACCGGCTCTATAGATGTATAGCACGCTATGGTTATCGTGATGTTCACAAGGATGATATGGAGTTCGAAAAAGATCTTATTTGTAGTATTGCAGAATTCATTCGGTCTGAAAAACCAGAATGTAGTGTCAAACTGGAAAAATTGGAAGATGAAGAGAAATTGACAGTTGTTGGGACTTCATCATCAAATTTAGATGGCATAAGATTGTCTGTAGATGGCACAGATTTCAAGGAAATAGCAAGCACCTCAGAGTTGAAAGAGATAAGGCCTGCTACAGAAAAGGTGAGAAAGAGGGTGAGGTTTGTGGTGCCAGAGACTCCACAAATTGATAGGGATGCAGTAGAGGAGTTGCAGGAACTGATGGAAGCAAGGGAGGCAGGAATGGCATTTATATTAGGCCACTCATACGTGAAGGCGAAGAGAGGATCGAGTTtgatgaagaagctagtgatCAATTTTGGGTATGATTTCTTGAGGAGAAATTTTAGGGGACCAACTTATGCTTTAAGCATTCCTCATGCATCTACTCTAGAGGTGGGGATGGTCTACCATGTTTAA
- the LOC112190399 gene encoding cyclic nucleotide-gated ion channel 18, with amino-acid sequence MSRSITTPVKFRPLQNPSGDGSTSAAVVDEHSLHILWRHKILDPDSDLVSLWHHIFLVICIAALFIDPLYFYLPFVGGEGCLSTDHRLAVIVTFFRSIADLFYLLHMIVKFRTAFIAPSSRVFGRGDLVMDGRQIAMRYLKSDFVVDLAATLPIPQIVIWLVIPATNNAGVDHANNTLALFVLIQYIPRLFLIFPLNQKIVKTTGVVAKTPWAGAAYNLLLFMLASHIFGAVWYLCAIGRQFECWKTECSEENTKVVTCLYSFLDCKSLDLPERESWANATKVIKKCDASDKNADFKFGIFDKAFKTEAAKTNFFEKYLFCFWWGLRNLCSYGQTLMTSTYLGETLFSIVLCISGLILFSLLIGNMQTYLQSMSIKIEEWRIKQRDTDEWMRHRQLPEPLQERVRRFMQYKWFATRGVDEESILHSLPIDLCHEIQQHLCLSLVRRVPFFSQMDDQLLDAICERLVSSLTIKGTYIVQEGDPVNEMLFIIRGKLESSTTNGGRTGFFNSINLGPGDFCGEELLTWALMPSSSISMPSSTRTVRALTEVEAFALRAEDLKFVASQFKRLHSKKLQHAFRYYSHQWRTWGACFIQAAWRRFKKRKMARDLAMQEGLYYLHVPGQEEEGYYYDNEEQTNLVNYDGESGDRSSTGEKLSTSMNLGATFLASKFAANTRKGIVQKAQLVDPDSTSLQMPRMFKPDEPDFSVD; translated from the exons ATGAGTAGATCCATCACCACGCCGGTCAAATTCCGCCCTCTCCAGAACCCTAGCGGCGACGGCTCCACCTCGGCCGCCGTAGTAGACGAGCACTCGCTCCACATTCTATGGCGCCACAAGATTCTCGACCCCGACTCGGACCTGGTATCCCTCTGGCACCACATCTTCCTCGTCATCTGCATCGCTGCGCTCTTCATCGACCCTCTCTACTTCTACCTCCCCTTCGTCGGCGGCGAGGGCTGCCTCTCCACCGACCACCGCCTCGCCGTCATCGTCACCTTCTTCCGCTCCATCGCCGACCTCTTCTACCTGTTGCACATGATCGTCAAGTTCCGCACCGCATTCATCGCCCCCAGCTCTAGGGTTTTCGGCCGCGGCGATCTCGTCATGGACGGCAGACAGATCGCCATGCGGTATCTCAAGTCCGACTTCGTGGTCGATCTGGCTGCCACTCTTCCAATTCCGCAG ATTGTTATCTGGCTGGTGATTCCAGCAACGAACAATGCGGGCGTTGATCATGCCAACAACACTCTGGCCCTTTTCGTGCTTATTCAATATATTCCTAGACTATTTCTcatatttcctttgaatcaGAAAATCGTGAAGACTACTGGGGTTGTAGCCAAGACTCCCTGGGCAGGAGCTGCGTACAATTTGCTTCTTTTCATGCTAGCCAGTCAT ATATTTGGAGCCGTTTGGTATCTATGTGCCATAGGGCGGCAATTTGAATGTTGGAAAACGGAGTGTAGTGAAGAGAATACAAAAGTTGTGACTTGCCTCTATAGTTTCCTGGATTGCAAGAGTTTGGACCTACCAGAACGGGAATCTTGGGCAAACGCCACCAAAGTGATAAAAAAGTGTGATGCCTCTGATAAAAATGCTGATTTTAAGTTTGGAATCTTTGACAAAGCATTTAAGACTGAGGCTGCAAAGACGAACTTTTTTGAGAAGTACTTGTTTTGTTTCTGGTGGGGGTTAAGAAACTTATG CTCATACGGGCAGACTTTGATGACGAGCACATATCTTGGCGAGACATTGTTTTCCATTGTCTTGTGCATTTCTGGTTTGATTCTGTTCTCACTATTGATTGGCAACATGCAG ACTTATCTGCAATCAATGTCAATAAAAATCGAAGAATGGAGAATTAAGCAAAGAGATACTGATGAGTGGATGAGGCATCGCCAGTTACCTGAACCCTTGCAAGAACGTGTTCGTAGATTTATGCAATACAAATGGTTTGCAACACGAGGAGTTGATGAAGAATCCATCTTGCATTCATTACCCATCGACCTCTGCCATGAAATCCAGCAGCACTTATGCCTTTCCCTTGTTCGCCGT GTCCCTTTTTTCTCACAAATGGATGACCAGCTTCTTGATGCCATATGTGAGCGTCTTGTGTCATCCTTGACTATCAAAGGAACATATATAGTTCAAGAAGGCGACCCAGTAAATGAGATGCTCTTTATTATCAGAGGGAAACTTGAGAGCTCCACAACCAATGGAGGGAGGACTGGcttctttaactccatcaatctaggACCTGGTGACTTCTGTGGTGAGGAACTATTGACATGGGCATTGATGCCAAGCTCTAGCATTAGCATGCCTTCTTCCACTCGGACTGTGAGAGCCCTCACTGAAGTTGAAGCTTTTGCGCTTCGAGCTGAGGACCTTAAGTTTGTTGCAAGTCAGTTCAAACGCCTTCACAGCAAGAAACTACAGCATGCCTTTAGGTACTATTCTCACCAATGGAGGACATGGGGTGCTTGCTTCATACAAGCTGCTTGGAGAAGGTttaagaagaggaagatggCAAGGGACTTGGCTATGCAGGAGGGCTTATACTATTTGCATGTACCCGGCCAAGAGGAAGAGGGTTACTACTACGACAACGAAGAACAAACAAATCTTGTAAACTATGACGGTGAGAGTGGTGATAGGTCATCGACAGGGGAGAAGTTAAGCACTTCCATGAATCTTGGGGCCACATTTCTGGCTTCTAAATTTGCTGCAAATACAAGAAAAGGGATTGTGCAGAAAGCTCAGCTGGTTGATCCTGATTCAACTAGTTTGCAGATGCCTCGGATGTTTAAGCCAGATGAGCCTGATTTTTCTGTAGATTGA
- the LOC112190083 gene encoding probable LRR receptor-like serine/threonine-protein kinase At2g28960 codes for MTELLKQSSIVLIFILVTTISFAVAQPPPSNCSLHFDDVPSNSSCGNGDWGGFLHNSCCATIFDEYLYALGQRANQTGNIFLDSTQQRNCLDVMQKFQKNVFGCGFEQLTSGAGGCSDFSIGDVTSKFGDKLRSLDEKCNIQSSDGCSSCAKSWGNIRAVPSWSSDPQSIKAETQVCRFAVLVTYSRTKIQDKDHLLTVYKCLEAQKYDDQAGKGRKISTRLLILIGGAIGIIISVVTAAYIFSKKRTKTTQPPVVAKKTTPSPKKEAAFKDVIFKESGCPKIPIKEVLYATDNLSPVHFLGEGTAGKVYRGILSNNQPVAIKHIIDDENVESFAREFTSLSHIRHPNLVTLLGYCLQEDECFIVYELCPNGNLSEWLFGKDKCLSWIQRLEIAIDSAQGLLFLHTYPEGCIVHRDIKPTNILLGDNFEAKLSDFGLSKIIELGETYVSSEVRGTFGYVDPDYQRNHHVNSSGDVYSFGIVLLQILSGKRVINMNLNTPLPLNKMAKGLNRTGSINEFADPKLDGEYSAEAFNLTLQLALSCTELRQQRPSMEQIVVRLGQAHDISTQAKASTPEVSIDSYQSSNP; via the exons ATGACTGAGCTTCTAAAGCAATCTAGTATTGTCCTCATCTTCATACTGGTCACCACCATCAGCTTTGCAGTCGCTCAGCCTCCTCCGTCGAACTGTAGCCttcattttgatgatgttccaTCCAATTCAAGTTGTGGAAATGGAGACTGGGGAGGGTTTCTGCACAATAGCTGCTGTGCAACAATATTTGACGAGTACCTCTACGCATTGGGGCAGCGAGCAAACCAAACAGGAAACATATTTCTGGACTCTACCCAGCAGCGGAATTGCCTTGATGTCATGCAAAAATTTCAGAAGAATGTGTTTGGCTGTGGGTTTGAGCAGCTGACTAGTGGTGCAGGTGGCTGCTCTGACTTCTCTATTGGTGATGTTACTAGTAAGTTCGGAGACAAGTTGAGAAGTTTAGATGAGAAATGTAACATTCAGAGTTCTGATGGATGTAGTTCCTGTGCTAAGAGTTGGGGAAATATAAGAGCAGTGCCCTCATGGTCCTCCGATCCACAGTCTATTAAGGCTGAAACACAAGTTTGCAGGTTTGCAGTTCTGGTGACATACTCAAGGACTAAAATCCAAGATAAAGACCATCTCCTTACAGTTTATAAGTGCCTTGAGGCACAAAAGTATG ATGATCAAGCCGGGAAGGGTAGAAAAATAAGCACAC GTTTATTGATCCTCATCGGAGGAGCAATAGGTATTATCATTTCAGTAGTAACAGCGGCATACATTTTTTCCAAGAAACGTACCAAAACAACTCAACCACCAGTTGTCGCCAAAAAGACAACTCCATCGCCCAAAAAAGAAG CAGCATTCAAGGATGTAATTTTTAAGGAGTCCGGCTGTCCAAAAATTCCGATCAAGGAAGTGTTATATGCTACAGACAATCTAAGCCCAGTACATTTCCTTGGTGAAGGAACTGCTG GAAAGGTTTATAGAGGTATACTGTCGAATAATCAGCCAGTAGCAATTAAGCACATTATCGATGATGAAAATGTGGAGTCTTTTGCCAGAGAATTTACAAGCTTATCACACATCAGACACCCCAACCTTGTTACTTTGCTTGGCTACTGTCTACAGGAAGATGAGTGTTTCATTGTGTATGAGCTTTGTCCAAATGGGAACCTCTCAGAATGGCTTTTCG GTAAAGATAAGTGCCTGTCCTGGATCCAGAGGCTTGAGATTGCAATTGATAGCGCTCAAGGTCTATTGTTTCTCCACACGTATCCAGAAGGCTGCATTGTTCATCGTGACATCAAG CCAACAAACATTCTCCTTGGGGACAATTTTGAAGCCAAGCTATCGGACTTTGGACTATCTAAGATCATTGAACTGGGTGAAACCTATGTGAGTTCAGAAGTGAGAGGAACTTTTGGTTATGTTGATCCTGACTACCAGAGAAACCACCATGTAAATTCTTCTGGAGATGTCTACAGCTTTGGAATTGTACTTCTACAAATCCTATCAGGAAAGAGGGTTATCAATATGAATCTGAACACACCACTGCCATTAAATAAAATG GCAAAAGGCCTTAACAGAACTGGCAGCATCAATGAATTTGCCGATCCTAAACTCGATGGGGAATACTCAGCAGAAGCTTTCAATCTCACACTTCAGCTGGCTCTGTCATGCACAGAACTTAGACAACAAAGACCATCCATGGAGCAAATTGTTGTCAGATTAGGACAGGCACATGACATATCAACACAGGCAAAGGCCTCTACTCCTGAAGTTTCAATAGACAGCTACCAAAGTTCAAATCCATGA